The Dendropsophus ebraccatus isolate aDenEbr1 chromosome 10, aDenEbr1.pat, whole genome shotgun sequence genome has a segment encoding these proteins:
- the LOC138802783 gene encoding P2Y purinoceptor 4-like, which produces NPFILIFLSFIFFIGFVLNRISLCIFWYRVKQWNSTVILQFNLAIADAIITPAAPLIIIYSLTDHWTFGTFFCQFKVFLLSTHMYGSIYFLTLMSIHRYFSVALNVKRKALTTKPFIAKLSIIVWSCLLVQGIPFFFVLKTSEVHGVTKCLSIHQSDKAVLFFVWNWVVLFSGLLNPFTSTLVCYSLLSRYILKINPLNNLTNVMVNKSVQTISVSLIIFIICYILVHITRTMVVTITLFFPSKCSLLENVEVAYYITWMLSGTNFCLDPILYCYASERFKHTFTSWCSHLIKRVKDQNMTLGNTQSNQVESAPEQHRPLPTVSTSDTGFSLSTGADK; this is translated from the exons AATCCCTTCATCCTGATCTTCCTGAGCTTCATCTTCTTTATTGGGTTTGTGCTGAACCGTATCAGTTTGTGCATATTCTGGTATCGGGTCAAACAATGGAACTCCACTGTGATTCTTCAGTTTAACTTGGCCATCGCTGATGCCATCATCACCCCGGCTGCTCCTCTCATCATTATCTACTCTTTGACTGACCACTGGACCTTCGGAACCTTCTTCTGCCAGTTCAAGgtcttcctcctcagcactcac ATGTATGGAAGTATATATTTCCTTACACTAATGAGTATTCACAGATACTTTTCAGTTGCCCTAAATGTTAAAAGAAAGGCCTTGACCACAAAGCCATTTATCGCAAAGCTTTCCATCATAGTCTGGTCTTGTCTACTTGTACAAGGAATTCCATTTTTCTTTGTTCTAAAAACTTCTGAAGTCCATGGAGTCACAAAATGTCTCAGTATCCATCAAAGTGATAAGgcagttttattttttgtttggaACTGGGTTGTCCTCTTCTCAGGCCTCCTCAATCCTTTCACCTCAACCTTAGTCTGCTACAGTCTTCTGAGTCGATATATTCTAAAGATAAATCCACTGAACAATCTCACAAATGTGATGGTCAACAAATCTGTGCAGACCATATCTGTCTCCCTGATCATCTTTATCATCTGCTATATTCTGGTACATATCACCAGGACCATGGTGGTCACCATTACCTTATTTTTTCCATCCAAGTGTTCTTTACTGGAAAATGTTGAAGTGGCCTATTACATCACATGGATGCTATCAGGTACCAATTTCTGTCTGGATCCCATCCTGTATTGTTACGCATCAGAAAGGTTTAAGCACACATTCACAAGCTGGTGCAGTCATCTTATCAAACGTGTAAAAGATCAGAACATGACACTTGGAAATACTCAAAGTAACCAAGTGGAGTCAGCTCCAGAGCAACATCGTCCTCTCCCAACTGTGAGCACGAGCGACACAGGTTTCTCACTGTCGACTGGGGCTGATAAATGA
- the LOC138766202 gene encoding P2Y purinoceptor 4-like has translation MLNTSRNFTTCQPQHISIFIPIFLGVIFFIGFVLNCISLWIFWFRVKQWNSTVILQFNLAITDAIITPAAPLIIMYSLTDHWTFGTILCQFKVFLLSTHMYGSIYFLTLISIHRYFSVVRNDKRKALTTKPFITKLSIIVWGFLLVQGIPFFFFLQTSEVHGVTKCLSIHQNDQAVLFFVWNWIIFFSGLLIPFTITLICYSLLSRYILNVNPINNLTTVMVNKSVQTISVSLIIFIICFIPVHITRTMGVTIILFFPSMCSILEKVEVAYYITWTLSGTNCCMDPIIYCFASDRFNNTLTGRRSLRQRQDVSFRRSSPWSSLEQDNNRLSLA, from the coding sequence atgttgAACACATCTAGAAACTTCACCACCTGTCAGCCTCAACACATCAGCATCTTCATCCCGATCTTCTTGGGCGTCATCTTCTTCATTGGATTTGTGTTGAACTGTATTAGTCTGTGGATATTCTGGTTTCGGGTAAAACAATGGAACTCCACTGTGATTCTCCAGTTCAACTTGGCCATCACCGATGCCATCATCACCCCGGCCGCTCCTCTCATCATCATGTATTCACTGACTGACCACTGGACCTTCGGAACCATCTTGTGCCAATTTAAGgtcttcctcctcagcactcacATGTATGGAAGTATATATTTCCTTACGCTAATCAGTATTCACAGATATTTTTCTGTTGTCCGTAACGATAAAAGAAAGGCCTTGACCACAAAGCCATTTATCACAAAGCTTTCCATCATAGTCTGGGGTTTTCTTCTTGTACAAGGAATTCCATTTTTCTTCTTTCTACAAACTTCTGAAGTCCATGGAGTCACAAAATGTCTCAGTATCCATCAAAATGATCAAGcggttttattttttgtgtggaACTGGATCATCTTCTTCTCAGGCCTCCTCATTCCTTTCACCATAACCTTGATCTGCTACAGTCTTCTGAGTCGATATATTCTCAACGTGAATCCAATTAACAATCTCACGACTGTGATGGTCAACAAATCTGTGCAGACCATATCTGTCTCCCTGATCATCTTCATTATCTGCTTTATTCCAGTACATATCACCAGGACCATGGGGGTCACCATCATCCTGTTTTTCCCATCCATGTGCTCTATTCTGGAAAAAGTTGAGGTGGCCTATTATATCACATGGACGTTATCGGGAACCAATTGCTGTATGGATCCTATAATATACTGCTTTGCCTCTGACAGATTTAATAACACACTTACAGGACGACGTAGCTTACGGCAAAGACAAGATGTCAGCTTCAGAAGATCATCACCATGGTCGTCCCTTGAGCAAGACAACAACAGGTTGTCCCTTGCATGA